The following nucleotide sequence is from Myxococcales bacterium.
CCGCCCGGCAGCAGCGTTGCGCGCCAGTGCTTCGCCCCGGGTGCGCCCAGCGCAACGACCAGGTTCGTCACGCTGTAGTTGGCCGCCCGCTCGTCGTCGCAGCGCCCCGCCACGACCAGCCCTCCCTCCGGAGTCGTGGTCCACGTCAGCGGCACGAAATCGAGCTCGTCGGTGCACAGCTCTCGACTCGGCAGGTCGGGCAATGCCCGCGCGGAGCTCGGGACCGTCACGGGTTCGGTGCTGGCGCGCCAGCCTGCGTCGAAGCGATATCCGCTCGGCGTACGCTCGAACAGCGGACCGCGCTTCTTCAAGCTGTAGCGCACCGTCGTGCGCACGAGCCAGGGTTCGTCCGCGCTGCCGCCGAGAGCGAGCTCGCCTTGCACGTAGCCGCGCGCGTCCGTGGGTAACCCGTCCAGCAACGAGGCGCGCCGGAATGCCTTGCCGCCGCGCAGCTCGGCGAGGGTCTCGGCCGTCGCGAGCCGGTCGCCCGGGAGCCAGCCCGCCAGCACTCGTCCGTGATCACCGTAGACCAAGAAGCGCCGACGGCCCGCTGCCTGCACCGACAGCTTCGGGCACGGCCCCTCTGCAAACACGTGCAGCTCCGATGGGGCTGCGGCGCGCGTCTGCGGGGCCCGCGCTTCGGTGGGCGTGCAGGCGCTGGTGAGCCAGAGTGCGCAGAGTGTCGGAGCGAACCTCACGAGCTCGGCGAAGGTACGCATGCTGAACGCGGGCGGCTAGAGCCCTCCCCAGTGACCCGCCCACGCTCCCGCACCTGCTTGGCGACGGCCGCAGGCCGTCCGGACTCACACCCCGGGTCTTGGCACGATCAGATCACGTGCTGGAACAGAGACCAGACTACAAAACCGGCCGGACCCGGCGCCAACTGTTTCAAGCGCGCGGAACAGGCGCAAGGCGCCACAGTCGTCGTGACGAGAACAAAAATTCCAACCCCAAATGGTCGGGGCGGGGGGATTTGAACCCCCGACCCCCAGACCCCCAGTCTGGTGCGCTATCCAGGCTGCGCTACGCCCCGAACCGCCTTGCAAGAACCCGAGGGCTCCCCAAAGGGCACGCGGAACGTAGACGGTTTGTGCAAGATTGCAAATGGCCGGCTTTTGCCCGGCAAAATCCCGGGTTGCCCGACGCTCAGCGAGACGGGTCGCTCCGGATCAGGAGGGCGCACTCCGCCACCGCGAGCAGTACCAGCGTGGCGGGGCCGACCCAGAAGAGCACCTTCCAGGAGTCGTCCAGGCCGTGCCGGCGGGAGGTGATCCAGGCGGCGACGAAGATCGCCACCAGAATTTTTCCTACCACCGCGCCGACCCCCATCAGCGTCTGGCCGGTCGAAGCCCACGCCACCAGCGGGCCGAACGCCGCGAGGGCTGCTGCCGCCGCCGCGACGTAGCCGCCCGCTGCGTCGTGATCTTGCATCACCAGGATCACCGATGCCATCCACGACAAGAGCGCGATGATCTGCGCGGCCCGCGCGGCTGCGTTGCCCTGTTCCTCGAGGGGCGACGCGCCGGCCCGCAGCGCACTGAGCGCCGTCTCGGCTCGCGCCAGCTTCTGCTCCGCGCGTTTTGCCACCGCTCGGGCCGACTCGAGCTCGCTGGTCGCGTGCTCGAGCTCGGCTCGCAGCGCTTCGGTCGGCTCGCGGTAGCTCACTCCCAGTTCTCCTCAGCGGGGCGTATAGCTGTCGCTCCGGATCAGATAGCGCTCGAGCGCCCGCAGGTGGGCGAGCTGAGCCGCGTCCGCGGCCACAAAACCCCGCGCGTGAAACAGCGACTGTCCCGCCTCGAGCAGCGCGGGCCCGGGGGACTCACACAGCGCTGCCTGGATCCGTGCGATACAGCTCTTGTCGAGCGTCGACGAGGCCGCGAGCACGTCCGACGGAATGGGCCCCGCCCGCTTCAACACCTCGACCTCGGCCGCGCCCCAGCCCGCGCCAGCAACGGCGCCGGTATCATCGAGGTGAAGGTACGTGGCGCCGACCGCTCCCGGATCGGCGAGCACCTCGCGGACCACCGCGTCGTGGGTGCGCGCGAAGCTCTGGCTGGCGAACCCCGTCTCGACATCGAAGCCCTCGGCGTGAAGCGCGGCGCGCATCACGAGATAACCCGCTGCGCTGCCCTCATCGACCCAGACCGCGCGGGCCTGGTGCAGGTTGGTGACCGAGTGCAGCGGTGAGTCGGCGCGCACGAACAGCGCTGACCAGTACCACGCGCTGCCCCCGCGCTCGGGCAGCACGACGGGATCGATCTCGGAGCGCAACGCCGCCAAGG
It contains:
- a CDS encoding PhnD/SsuA/transferrin family substrate-binding protein, which codes for MTSRIRLGVALSEVGRRAKRRGEHAEGPTRAELDAFCTELSLATRLEIVPYAAPRYDRLLHRLKAGEVELGWLSPVVALAALRSEIDPVVLPERGGSAWYWSALFVRADSPLHSVTNLHQARAVWVDEGSAAGYLVMRAALHAEGFDVETGFASQSFARTHDAVVREVLADPGAVGATYLHLDDTGAVAGAGWGAAEVEVLKRAGPIPSDVLAASSTLDKSCIARIQAALCESPGPALLEAGQSLFHARGFVAADAAQLAHLRALERYLIRSDSYTPR